In Deinococcus yavapaiensis KR-236, a genomic segment contains:
- a CDS encoding response regulator transcription factor produces MRVLLVEDDPRLGTVLKEGLAEESLIVDHVADAASARSFADLYPYDLVILDVGLPEGPDAGFRLAREWRSSGNATPILFLTALGDIDSKVTGLTSGGDDYLTKPFDFRELRARVMALVRRAGGLADNVVKLPTGAVLDVTSHEVRLAGKVVPLTGREYALLECFALNPGRTFSRAGLLDRLWATDRSVDAKIVDVYVGSVRRKLGDAIIETIRGAGYRLGRGLS; encoded by the coding sequence GTGCGCGTCCTGCTCGTCGAAGACGATCCTCGCCTCGGCACGGTCCTGAAAGAGGGCCTGGCCGAGGAAAGCCTCATCGTCGATCACGTCGCCGACGCGGCGTCCGCCCGCTCGTTCGCCGACCTCTACCCTTACGATCTCGTGATTCTCGACGTCGGCCTTCCCGAAGGTCCCGACGCGGGCTTCCGGCTCGCCAGGGAGTGGCGCTCGAGCGGCAACGCCACGCCGATCTTGTTTCTCACGGCGCTCGGCGACATCGACTCGAAGGTCACGGGTCTCACGTCGGGCGGCGACGATTACCTCACGAAGCCCTTCGACTTTCGCGAGTTGCGCGCGCGCGTCATGGCGCTCGTGCGCCGCGCGGGCGGCCTCGCCGACAACGTCGTGAAGCTTCCCACGGGCGCCGTCCTCGACGTGACGTCGCACGAAGTGCGCCTCGCGGGCAAGGTCGTTCCGTTGACGGGCCGCGAGTACGCCTTGCTAGAGTGCTTCGCGCTCAACCCCGGGCGGACCTTCTCGCGCGCGGGACTGCTCGACCGCCTCTGGGCGACCGACCGTAGCGTGGACGCCAAGATCGTGGACGTCTACGTGGGTTCGGTGCGGCGCAAACTCGGCGACGCCATCATCGAGACGATTCGTGGCGCCGGCTACCGCCTCGGACGCGGCTTGTCGTGA
- a CDS encoding PepSY-associated TM helix domain-containing protein, which produces MKPRPRTLKARTNATLRWLHIYTSMISLLVVLFFSLTGITLNHPDWTFGSMEARRELSGTLPRGWIQGESVDWLTVAEDLRAAHNLRGRAQDTRFDAGEASLSFRAPGYSADVLIEAPSGKYSVNVDAQGFVAVMNDLHRGRDAGSAWAWVIDVSGLFLTLISVTGLALLFYLRKIRVKALLVMVGGAVVVIALMRLAT; this is translated from the coding sequence GTGAAGCCTCGCCCTCGTACCCTCAAGGCGCGCACGAACGCCACGCTGCGCTGGCTGCACATCTACACGTCCATGATCAGCTTGCTCGTCGTGCTGTTCTTCTCGCTGACGGGCATCACCCTCAATCACCCCGACTGGACGTTCGGTTCCATGGAGGCGCGGCGCGAACTCAGCGGCACCTTGCCCCGCGGTTGGATTCAAGGAGAGAGCGTCGATTGGCTGACGGTCGCCGAGGACTTGCGCGCCGCGCACAACTTGCGCGGTCGCGCGCAGGACACGCGTTTCGACGCGGGTGAGGCGAGCCTCTCGTTTCGCGCGCCCGGCTACTCCGCCGACGTGCTGATCGAGGCGCCGAGCGGCAAGTACAGCGTGAACGTCGACGCGCAAGGCTTCGTCGCCGTCATGAACGACCTTCACCGCGGACGCGACGCGGGCAGCGCGTGGGCGTGGGTGATCGACGTGTCGGGCCTCTTCCTCACGCTGATTTCCGTCACGGGCCTCGCGCTGCTCTTCTACCTGCGCAAGATTCGCGTGAAGGCACTTCTCGTCATGGTGGGCGGCGCGGTCGTCGTGATCGCCCTCATGCGACTGGCGACCTGA
- a CDS encoding DUF2271 domain-containing protein, whose protein sequence is MSHDSNDNFPAARSVSRRRFIGQAALATFGLALSRFPAFAQGTTATTKWDADMELAVTVELAAPSGFRYNRPYVAVWIENASGKEVRTLSLWVETKGRGPRYIPELRRWYRSATNTDTLVDTVSAPTRNPGKYTLVWDGKDDKKAPLPQGEYTIFVETAREHGPYSLVSEKVTIGAKGFKKTLDGNNDISGVILEYREHA, encoded by the coding sequence ATGAGCCACGATTCCAACGACAACTTCCCCGCCGCTCGGTCGGTCTCTCGCCGCCGCTTCATCGGACAAGCGGCCCTCGCGACCTTCGGCCTCGCCTTGTCGCGCTTTCCCGCCTTCGCGCAAGGCACGACCGCCACGACGAAGTGGGACGCCGACATGGAACTCGCCGTGACCGTCGAACTCGCCGCGCCGTCCGGCTTCCGCTACAACCGCCCGTACGTCGCGGTGTGGATCGAAAACGCGAGCGGCAAGGAAGTGCGCACCTTGAGCCTGTGGGTGGAAACCAAAGGACGCGGGCCGCGCTACATTCCCGAGTTGCGCCGCTGGTACCGATCGGCCACGAACACCGACACGCTCGTCGACACCGTGTCCGCGCCGACTCGCAACCCGGGCAAGTACACGCTGGTGTGGGACGGCAAGGACGACAAGAAGGCGCCGTTGCCGCAAGGCGAGTACACGATTTTCGTGGAGACGGCGCGCGAGCACGGTCCGTACAGCTTGGTGAGCGAGAAGGTCACGATCGGCGCGAAGGGTTTCAAGAAGACTCTCGACGGCAACAACGACATCTCCGGAGTGATCCTTGAGTACCGCGAGCACGCCTGA
- a CDS encoding FAD:protein FMN transferase has product MRLSWPRRDVRHDEIVEGVLGTALQLRIVASTRGKALDARDASLREVDRLEGIFSRYREDSELRVWSRTRERRAVSSDLAFVLREARAWWQRSNGAFHPGAGLLADAWREAARRGERPSLDVLAVLARTLRDEPFEIDERGARNATPGGPDLNAIAKGYIVDRAVNAALAVTGVSSVLVNIGGDLRHAGHGEVRAGITDPFASADNARPLDVVTISNSALATSGNVHRGFDIGGTWYSHVLDPRTGEPVSHVVSASVLAKDALTADVLATIVGVVPPHEGLRLADDVGVGVLLVTSDRARHTNRTWPPTALTFKETV; this is encoded by the coding sequence ATGCGCCTGAGCTGGCCGCGCCGCGACGTGCGGCACGACGAGATCGTCGAAGGCGTCCTCGGAACGGCCCTGCAGTTGCGGATCGTCGCGTCCACGCGCGGCAAGGCGCTCGACGCCCGCGACGCGTCGCTGCGCGAAGTCGACCGCCTCGAAGGGATCTTCAGCCGTTACCGCGAAGACAGCGAGTTGCGCGTTTGGAGCCGCACTCGCGAGCGCCGCGCCGTGTCGAGCGACCTCGCCTTCGTGTTGCGCGAAGCGCGCGCGTGGTGGCAGCGTTCGAACGGCGCGTTTCATCCGGGCGCGGGCCTCCTCGCGGACGCTTGGCGAGAGGCGGCGCGGCGTGGAGAACGCCCGTCGCTCGACGTCCTCGCCGTCCTCGCGCGAACGCTGCGCGACGAACCGTTCGAGATCGACGAGCGCGGCGCCCGCAACGCCACGCCCGGCGGTCCCGACCTCAACGCGATCGCCAAAGGTTACATCGTCGACCGCGCGGTGAACGCCGCGCTCGCCGTGACCGGCGTGTCGAGCGTTCTCGTCAACATCGGCGGCGATTTGCGTCACGCCGGTCACGGCGAGGTGCGCGCCGGCATCACCGATCCGTTCGCTTCCGCCGACAACGCGCGTCCGCTCGACGTCGTGACGATCTCGAACTCGGCGCTCGCGACGAGCGGCAACGTCCACCGCGGATTCGACATCGGCGGAACTTGGTACTCGCACGTTCTCGATCCGCGCACCGGCGAACCCGTCTCGCACGTCGTCTCGGCGTCCGTCCTCGCGAAGGACGCTTTGACGGCGGACGTTCTCGCCACCATCGTGGGCGTCGTGCCGCCGCACGAAGGCTTGCGCCTCGCCGACGACGTCGGCGTGGGCGTGTTGCTCGTCACGTCGGACCGCGCTCGTCACACCAACCGTACTTGGCCCCCCACCGCCCTCACCTTCAAGGAGACCGTATGA
- a CDS encoding enolase C-terminal domain-like protein has translation MTTIKRVEALPYRLPLKGALQWGAHSRLDAAEHVLIRVHVAGGALGQSEAPPRPTIYGETVASIRGIVDHLTERLVGLDVRDEAGLARVLGSVANNHAARGALDMALWDARAAVNGTTLFDALLGPQRRVRASFILGIASKADMLNEAKRVVAAGVRVLKVKVGRDHARDLQVISALAHEFEGHGVDLYADSNETLTPEGARAALRAMRDAGLLYVEEPLPVRALRARATLKAEGILPIVADDSCFTLPDLERELDFDTFDILNVKTARTGFTSSLEMLEIARARGKGVMIGSQASTTLGTIHAALVASHAEVDHPSELSFFLKLEEDVTTALPTLHDGELWLDELRNVTVDETKLRRALVAEA, from the coding sequence GTGACCACGATCAAGCGTGTCGAGGCCCTGCCGTACCGCCTGCCGCTCAAGGGCGCCCTTCAATGGGGCGCGCACTCGCGGCTCGACGCCGCCGAGCACGTCTTGATCCGCGTTCACGTCGCGGGCGGGGCGCTCGGGCAATCGGAGGCGCCGCCGCGGCCCACCATTTACGGCGAGACGGTCGCGAGTATCCGTGGCATCGTCGACCACCTCACGGAACGCCTCGTGGGACTCGACGTGCGTGACGAGGCGGGCCTCGCCCGCGTGCTCGGCAGCGTCGCCAACAATCACGCCGCGCGCGGCGCGCTCGACATGGCGTTGTGGGACGCTCGGGCCGCCGTGAACGGCACGACCCTCTTCGACGCCCTGCTCGGACCCCAGCGGCGCGTGCGCGCGTCGTTCATCCTCGGCATCGCCTCGAAGGCCGACATGCTGAACGAGGCGAAGCGCGTCGTGGCGGCGGGCGTGCGCGTCTTGAAGGTCAAGGTGGGACGCGACCACGCGCGGGACCTGCAAGTGATCTCGGCCCTCGCGCACGAATTCGAAGGGCACGGCGTGGATCTCTACGCGGACAGCAACGAGACCTTGACGCCCGAAGGAGCGAGGGCGGCTCTGCGCGCCATGCGCGACGCGGGCTTGCTGTACGTCGAAGAACCGCTGCCCGTTCGCGCCTTGCGCGCGCGCGCCACGCTGAAGGCCGAAGGCATCTTGCCGATCGTCGCCGACGATTCGTGCTTCACCTTGCCCGACCTCGAGCGCGAGCTCGACTTCGACACCTTCGACATCCTCAACGTGAAGACGGCGCGCACCGGCTTCACGTCGTCGCTGGAGATGCTCGAGATCGCGCGCGCGCGCGGCAAGGGCGTCATGATCGGCTCGCAAGCGTCCACGACGCTCGGCACGATTCACGCCGCCCTCGTCGCGAGCCACGCGGAAGTCGACCATCCCAGCGAGCTCAGCTTCTTCTTGAAGCTCGAGGAGGACGTCACCACCGCCCTGCCGACCTTGCACGACGGTGAGCTTTGGCTCGACGAACTGCGAAACGTCACCGTGGACGAGACGAAATTGCGTCGGGCGCTCGTCGCCGAGGCGTGA
- a CDS encoding AAA family ATPase has translation MTDRLQEGTGWTGDAARSERRVRDVPVVVLVGVTGVGKSTVLGAMRDLGVPFTLLPDRRAVTDAVMIEPFVGAPVTDREERFRLTAAYRQAHPGGMAEALAALRVPNDAEVLLFDGLRGVNEVTHAARHLPLARFVALTAPDFVRVRRLLGRGDAFDAVEQADTAATAREALNAIADVRDVFDDETLDALARLDVDSADLAAKTRIVVTERRNYDPEATVRVLEGLPSERALILDTVRYDAREIARRVMEWL, from the coding sequence ATGACCGACCGACTTCAGGAAGGAACAGGATGGACGGGCGACGCGGCGCGAAGCGAACGACGGGTGCGCGACGTACCCGTCGTGGTGCTCGTCGGTGTGACGGGCGTCGGCAAGAGCACCGTTCTCGGCGCGATGCGCGACCTCGGCGTGCCGTTCACCTTGCTGCCCGACCGCCGCGCCGTGACGGACGCCGTGATGATCGAACCGTTCGTGGGCGCGCCCGTGACCGACCGCGAGGAACGCTTCCGCCTCACCGCCGCCTACCGCCAAGCGCATCCGGGCGGCATGGCCGAGGCGCTCGCGGCGCTTCGCGTTCCGAACGACGCCGAAGTCCTGCTCTTCGATGGGCTGCGGGGCGTGAACGAGGTGACGCACGCCGCTCGGCACTTGCCGCTCGCGCGCTTCGTGGCCCTCACGGCGCCCGACTTCGTGCGCGTCCGTCGCCTGCTCGGTCGCGGCGACGCGTTCGACGCCGTCGAGCAGGCGGACACGGCCGCGACCGCCCGCGAAGCCTTGAACGCCATTGCCGACGTGCGTGACGTGTTCGACGACGAGACCCTCGACGCCTTGGCCCGCCTCGACGTGGACTCGGCCGACCTCGCCGCCAAGACGCGTATCGTCGTGACGGAGCGGCGCAACTACGACCCCGAAGCGACCGTGCGCGTGCTGGAAGGCTTGCCGTCCGAACGAGCCTTGATTCTCGACACGGTTCGGTACGACGCTCGAGAAATTGCGCGCCGCGTCATGGAGTGGCTGTGA
- a CDS encoding GGDEF domain-containing protein — MPDEPAASLPRLHDGLLERYRAFVAALGVLFSCRSAQDIVRVAHEQLLAIFDAPILVIAWTREQGGWFCQMREGDELYESEIPARNDGLFERVLAGTFEATGDVLEYARTHDLFLRELRDDDDDDWSRSWMGVPLVIDGRTRGVLSLQSYEPNAFHAEDLELLRVMAAHLGVAFENAELRTKLEAQAHTDALTDLPNRRAFDEALETSWHATAEWTLVVLDVQEFKAINDTFGHDVGDAVLRELARLLASVPTSPEGAFRLGGDEFALLLRGDGKAAAHRLNAWFEAVERFSWPHGHHVGVNAGACERREASNAETWLRLADRRMYEAKARRAPW; from the coding sequence ATGCCCGATGAGCCCGCCGCTTCCCTTCCCCGACTGCACGACGGGCTGCTCGAGCGATACAGAGCTTTCGTGGCGGCCCTCGGCGTGCTGTTCTCGTGCCGCTCGGCACAGGACATCGTCCGGGTCGCGCACGAACAGTTGCTCGCGATTTTCGACGCCCCGATCCTCGTGATCGCGTGGACGCGCGAGCAAGGCGGCTGGTTCTGCCAGATGCGCGAAGGCGACGAGCTGTACGAAAGCGAAATTCCGGCGCGAAACGACGGGTTGTTCGAGCGGGTGCTGGCGGGAACGTTCGAGGCGACGGGCGACGTGTTGGAGTACGCCAGAACGCACGACCTGTTTCTTCGCGAACTTCGCGACGACGACGACGACGACTGGTCGAGGTCTTGGATGGGCGTGCCGCTCGTGATCGACGGACGGACGCGCGGCGTGCTGTCCTTGCAATCGTACGAGCCCAACGCCTTTCACGCCGAGGACTTGGAGTTGCTGCGCGTCATGGCCGCACATCTCGGCGTCGCGTTCGAAAACGCGGAGTTGCGCACGAAGCTGGAAGCCCAAGCGCACACTGACGCCCTCACCGACTTGCCGAACCGACGCGCGTTCGACGAGGCCCTGGAGACCTCGTGGCACGCCACCGCCGAGTGGACGCTCGTCGTGCTGGACGTCCAGGAATTCAAGGCAATCAACGATACCTTCGGGCACGACGTGGGAGACGCGGTGTTGCGCGAACTCGCTCGATTGCTGGCGAGCGTCCCGACGAGTCCGGAAGGCGCCTTTCGCCTCGGCGGAGACGAGTTCGCGTTGCTGCTGCGCGGAGACGGGAAGGCCGCCGCGCATCGTTTGAACGCGTGGTTCGAGGCCGTCGAGCGGTTCTCTTGGCCTCACGGGCACCACGTCGGCGTCAACGCGGGCGCGTGCGAACGACGTGAGGCGTCCAACGCCGAGACTTGGCTTCGTCTCGCCGACCGCCGCATGTACGAGGCGAAGGCGCGCCGCGCGCCGTGGTGA
- a CDS encoding methionine ABC transporter ATP-binding protein: MIEFQHVHKTYEGGHVALQDLSLEVKAGSAFGIIGESGAGKSTVTRLISGLEVPSSGEVRVLGQNLAALAGRERRAVQSKIGMVFQHFNLLAQRTAAGNVALPLELAGVPKKKRDARVREVLDLVGLSAFAERYPAQLSGGQKQRVGIARALALEPRLLIADEATSALDPATSASILRLLRDVQTKTGLTLVIVTHQMEVVRAACTHVAVMERGVLVESGEANEVLRRPAHAATRALLNAHKPDVTLAPHETLARVTIEGGLGTEVLARLAASKVRVVSVEPIEGAADVWLALPEGVNERAVLGVEVAA; this comes from the coding sequence GTGATCGAATTCCAGCACGTCCACAAAACGTACGAAGGCGGGCACGTCGCCCTGCAAGACTTGAGCCTCGAGGTGAAGGCGGGAAGCGCCTTCGGAATCATCGGTGAGAGCGGCGCGGGCAAAAGCACCGTCACCCGCCTCATCTCGGGCCTCGAAGTTCCGTCGAGCGGCGAAGTGCGCGTCCTCGGGCAAAATCTCGCGGCGCTCGCGGGCCGTGAGCGCCGCGCCGTGCAAAGCAAGATCGGCATGGTCTTCCAGCACTTCAACCTCCTCGCGCAGCGCACCGCTGCCGGAAACGTCGCCTTGCCGCTCGAACTCGCCGGCGTGCCGAAAAAGAAGCGTGACGCTCGCGTGCGTGAAGTGCTCGACCTCGTCGGGCTCTCCGCCTTCGCCGAACGTTACCCCGCGCAACTGTCAGGCGGGCAAAAGCAACGCGTCGGCATCGCCCGCGCCCTCGCGCTCGAACCGCGCCTCCTGATCGCCGACGAGGCGACGTCCGCGCTCGACCCGGCGACGAGCGCGAGCATCCTGCGTCTTCTGCGCGACGTGCAGACCAAGACGGGCCTCACGCTCGTGATCGTCACGCACCAGATGGAAGTCGTGCGCGCCGCTTGCACGCACGTCGCCGTGATGGAGCGCGGCGTGCTCGTGGAAAGCGGCGAGGCGAACGAGGTGCTGCGCCGCCCCGCGCACGCGGCGACGCGCGCCCTCCTCAACGCGCACAAGCCCGACGTGACGCTCGCGCCGCACGAGACGCTCGCGCGCGTGACCATCGAAGGCGGCCTCGGCACCGAGGTCCTCGCGCGGCTCGCCGCGTCGAAGGTGCGCGTCGTGAGCGTCGAGCCGATCGAAGGCGCGGCGGACGTGTGGCTCGCCTTGCCCGAAGGCGTCAACGAACGAGCGGTCCTCGGCGTGGAGGTGGCGGCGTGA
- a CDS encoding methionine ABC transporter permease: protein MLRDLLVQGTLETLGMVVPSALVAQLLGTLLGVLLVITRPGHLKPNAPLHRVLGLVMNVGRSLPFIILLVVLIPFTRLVTGTSIGSTAAIVPLTVAAIPFVARLVESALLEVPNGVLEAVRVMGARNGQIIFKVLLPEARSALVLGFTVMTISLVGYSAMAGAIGGGGLGDLAIRYGYQRFETTVMIATVVILVVLVQALQLLGDFVARKLDHR, encoded by the coding sequence ATGCTGCGAGACCTCCTCGTGCAAGGCACGCTCGAAACCCTCGGGATGGTCGTGCCGAGCGCCCTCGTCGCGCAACTCCTCGGAACGCTGCTCGGCGTGCTCCTCGTGATCACGCGGCCCGGCCACCTCAAGCCCAACGCGCCGTTGCACCGCGTCTTGGGACTCGTGATGAACGTCGGACGATCGCTGCCGTTCATCATCTTGCTCGTCGTGCTGATTCCGTTCACGCGCCTCGTCACGGGCACGTCCATCGGTTCCACGGCGGCCATCGTGCCGCTCACGGTCGCCGCGATTCCCTTCGTGGCACGCCTCGTGGAAAGCGCCCTCCTCGAAGTTCCCAACGGCGTTCTCGAAGCGGTGCGCGTGATGGGCGCCCGCAACGGACAGATCATCTTCAAGGTGCTGCTGCCCGAAGCGAGAAGCGCGCTCGTCCTGGGATTCACCGTCATGACCATCAGCCTCGTCGGCTACTCGGCGATGGCGGGCGCGATCGGGGGCGGCGGCCTCGGCGACCTCGCCATTCGATACGGTTATCAACGCTTCGAAACGACCGTCATGATCGCCACCGTCGTCATCCTGGTCGTCCTCGTGCAAGCCTTGCAACTTCTCGGCGACTTCGTCGCCCGTAAACTCGACCACCGCTGA
- a CDS encoding MetQ/NlpA family ABC transporter substrate-binding protein, with product MNKIAILAALLSSTAFAGTLRVGATPVPHAEILNFVKPILAKQGVTLEIREFTDYVQPNLALADGSIDVNFFQHVPYLDEFQKNRPLGIVASTKVHVEPMGVYSKKLTSLKTIKAGATIAIPNDPSNSGRALKLLERAGLIRLRKEAGIKATVLDITTNVKKLKFRELEAAQLPRALQDVDAAVINTNYALEAGFNPVKDSLFIEGKQSPYANVLAVKPATLKNPDFIKLQKVLNSAEVKAFIQKQYKGAVVPAF from the coding sequence ATGAATAAAATCGCCATTCTCGCTGCCCTGCTCTCCTCTACCGCCTTCGCCGGAACGCTGCGCGTCGGAGCCACGCCTGTTCCGCACGCCGAGATCCTGAACTTCGTCAAGCCGATCCTCGCCAAGCAAGGCGTGACCCTCGAAATCCGCGAGTTCACCGACTACGTGCAGCCGAACCTCGCGCTCGCCGACGGCAGCATCGACGTGAACTTCTTCCAGCACGTGCCGTACCTCGACGAGTTCCAGAAGAATCGGCCGCTCGGCATCGTCGCGTCCACGAAGGTGCACGTCGAGCCCATGGGCGTCTACAGCAAGAAGCTCACGAGCCTCAAGACCATCAAGGCGGGCGCGACGATCGCCATTCCCAACGACCCGAGCAACTCGGGGCGCGCCTTGAAGCTTCTGGAGCGCGCGGGCCTCATTCGCCTGCGTAAAGAGGCGGGGATCAAGGCCACCGTCCTCGACATCACCACGAACGTCAAGAAGCTGAAGTTTCGCGAACTCGAAGCCGCGCAACTGCCCCGCGCCCTGCAAGACGTAGACGCCGCCGTCATCAACACGAACTACGCGCTCGAAGCGGGCTTCAATCCTGTCAAGGACAGCTTGTTCATCGAAGGCAAGCAAAGCCCGTACGCGAACGTCCTCGCCGTGAAGCCCGCCACACTGAAGAACCCCGACTTCATCAAGTTGCAAAAGGTGCTCAACAGCGCCGAGGTGAAAGCCTTCATCCAAAAGCAGTACAAGGGCGCGGTCGTTCCCGCCTTCTGA
- a CDS encoding DUF6766 family protein: MQRFWRENNLGIVVVAIFLMLWVGQSLVGWRDFNSDREDHGGTDVTFSRYLGTAHFWEATTENWESEFLQMGAYVLLTVWLRQKGSAESKKIDEEEPVDQDPLEFQDRPDVPGPVKRGGLALALYQNSLSIAFFTLFAISFVLHGWSGMDERNLEAIAHGQRPIDLAEFMTSSTFWFQSLQNWQSEFLAVASIVLLSIVLRQKGSPESKPVAAPHAQTGDA, translated from the coding sequence ATGCAACGCTTCTGGCGTGAAAACAACCTCGGGATCGTCGTCGTCGCGATCTTCCTCATGCTCTGGGTCGGTCAGTCCCTCGTGGGATGGCGAGACTTCAACTCGGACCGAGAAGATCATGGTGGCACGGACGTGACCTTCTCGCGCTATCTCGGCACGGCGCATTTTTGGGAAGCCACGACCGAAAATTGGGAAAGCGAGTTCCTTCAGATGGGTGCGTACGTCCTCTTGACGGTGTGGCTGCGCCAGAAAGGCTCGGCGGAATCGAAAAAGATCGACGAGGAGGAACCCGTCGATCAAGACCCGCTGGAGTTCCAGGACCGCCCGGACGTTCCGGGTCCCGTCAAGCGCGGCGGGCTCGCTTTGGCGCTGTACCAGAACTCGCTCAGCATCGCGTTCTTCACGCTCTTCGCGATTTCGTTCGTTTTGCACGGGTGGAGCGGCATGGACGAGCGCAACTTGGAGGCGATCGCGCACGGTCAGCGGCCCATCGACCTCGCGGAGTTCATGACGTCTTCCACCTTTTGGTTCCAGTCGCTGCAGAACTGGCAAAGCGAGTTTCTGGCGGTCGCGTCGATCGTGCTGCTGTCGATCGTGCTGCGGCAGAAAGGCTCGCCGGAATCCAAGCCCGTCGCCGCGCCCCACGCTCAAACGGGCGACGCCTGA
- a CDS encoding DUF421 domain-containing protein, whose translation MSATEVVPFDWHRMFIGDAPWLFLLEIVFRTLLMYGWLLLLLRIVGRRGLAQLSIVEFAIVIALGSAVGDAPFYPDVPLLHAMLVVAVVVFLQWGLAQLINRSEKVETFMEGRPTLVVDGGRVNLQGLKDVSLSSEELFERLRLAGVTQLGEVRFAFVEQGGNLSIFRFEARSVRLGLPIVPPQDLVDSDALENEARADDPHACTNCGDVEASRPAGPCPRCGQRRWIPAKVDAFEDA comes from the coding sequence ATGAGCGCCACGGAAGTCGTTCCGTTCGATTGGCATCGGATGTTCATCGGAGACGCGCCGTGGCTGTTTCTGCTCGAAATCGTCTTCAGGACGCTCTTGATGTACGGTTGGCTGCTGCTGCTGCTGCGCATCGTCGGGCGGCGCGGCTTGGCGCAACTTTCCATCGTGGAGTTCGCGATCGTCATCGCGCTCGGTTCGGCCGTCGGTGACGCGCCCTTCTACCCGGACGTGCCCCTGCTGCACGCCATGCTCGTCGTGGCCGTCGTCGTGTTCTTGCAGTGGGGCCTCGCGCAACTCATCAACCGAAGCGAAAAAGTCGAGACGTTCATGGAAGGCCGTCCGACGCTCGTCGTGGACGGAGGCCGCGTGAACTTGCAAGGCCTCAAAGACGTCAGCCTCTCCAGCGAGGAGTTGTTCGAACGCCTACGGCTCGCCGGGGTGACGCAACTCGGCGAGGTGCGCTTCGCGTTCGTGGAGCAAGGCGGCAACCTCAGCATCTTTCGCTTCGAGGCGCGGTCCGTGCGACTCGGGCTTCCGATCGTGCCGCCGCAAGACCTCGTCGATTCGGACGCGCTGGAGAACGAAGCGCGCGCCGACGATCCGCACGCCTGCACGAACTGCGGCGACGTCGAGGCTTCACGGCCCGCCGGACCTTGCCCCCGTTGCGGTCAACGGCGTTGGATTCCCGCGAAGGTCGACGCGTTCGAGGATGCGTGA